CCTGGAAAacgatcatcataattgttatttctaatatttttattatcatcacagtcatcatatgACATACTGGAAATATACTAGAAGATTAAGAAAAGTTTAATAAGCATTCTGTTTCAACCACCAGTTCATTAGCAGAGCCCaatagaaaaaacgaaaagacatTAAACTATGTTGTCTTTGGCCTATCTCGGCCAAACGgtatttctaccgccgtatttaAGCGGTTATcaaggccgtgctgatttcagaggAGCCAAACTGTACATACAGCCGTGATTAGTCCGTTAAAGCTTATTGTCAGCGGAAGGCAACACTAGAGAGGATAGTTTTTAATATTAAGGTTTAAATATTAATCCCGTTCTGGtgtcttgttttatttaatttcctgaGAATGCTTCTGTACAATGGACTGAGGATTTTTGACATTACTATGCAAATCAACAAACGTGTGTCagttaaacaaaaaaagataatatattttacaaagtacacatatcaatgatattaacagAAATTCGTGACGaggcgattttcaggggagactGTCATATAACTACAACTTTAATAATGAAGCAGCGCATaaggcttaatatatatatatatatatatatatatatatatatatatatatatatatacatatacacacatatatattgaatatatatacatatatgcatgtgtgtgtatatatatatatatatatatatatatacacacacaaacaaacacacacactcacactcacacactcacaaatatatatatatatatatatatatatatgtgtgtgtgtgtgtgtgtgtgtgtgttatacactcacaaatatatatacatatatatatatatatatatacatatacatatatatatacatatacatatacatatatatatacatatacatatatatatatatatatatatttatacgtgtgtgtatatacatatatatatagatagatatagatatagatatatatgtgtgtgtgtgtgattgtttatatatatatatatatatatatatatatatatataagtgtatatacacacatacacatatatgtgtgtgtatatgtatgtgtgtatatatatatatatatatatatatatatatatacacacacacacacacatatatgtgtaaatatatgtgtgtgtgtgtatatatatatatacatatatatatatatagagagagagagagagagatgtatagataatagtgtgtgtgtatgtatatatatatatataaacacacacaaacaaacacacacactcacactcacacactcacaaatatatatatatatatatgtgtgtgtgtgtgtgtgtgtgtgtgtgtgtgttatacactcacaaatatatatacatatatatatgtatatatatatacatatacatatatatatacatatacatatatatatatatacatatacatatatatatatatatatatatatatatttatacgtgtgtgtatatacatatatatatatagatatagatatatatagatatagatatagatatatatgtgtgtgtgtgtgtgattgtttatatatatatatatatatatatatatatatatatatatatatataagtgtatatacacacatacacatatatgtgtgtgtatatgtatgtgtgtgtatatatatatatatatatatatatatatacacacacacacacatatatgtgtatatacatgtgtgtgtgtgtgtgtatatatatatatacatatatatatagagagagagagagagagagatgtatagataatagtgtgtgtgtgtgtatatatatatatttatatatatataagatatgtatacatatgcatatatatatatgaatatatacatatatatatatttatatatatccatatgcgtgtgtgtgtgtttgtgtgtgtgcgcatacacacatacatgcaaactctactgtatctataaatacatatcaatatatttttatcgatctgtgtatatatccatatttatctatatctatctttctctctatatctatatttatctatctatctgtttatatatatatatatatgtgtgtgtatatatatatatatatatgtgtgtgtgtgtgtgtgtgtgtgtgtgtgtgtgtctgcatgtgcgtgttgTACTTGTTTAAGTGTATACATTCGCATTGTATGCATGAAAATGTTTGCTATTTAAGTTTGCATGGTCGACTATTTGTGTGAAATGTAGGAATTCACGCGTAATGTGTACGTATTCGTGTATTAGTTCTATGACTTTGTGAATATTTGGTGATACCACAAATTACAAGTTAGAAATGTTTATTCTTAAGTCCTCAAAAAGATTCTCTCAATTATTTAAGAATactgaaatgaaatatataattttcaaaatttCAAAACGTCAAATCACAAATTTTAGGCCTGTAGCTCTCGATAAATGCATATCGTAAATATCACTTCGAACTTTAGTATTGTTTTAacttatctagatatatattattttagaaaatctaaataaaataaacataattataatccGTCTTGCGTTTTCCCGAAGGAGTTGATTTTTTGCTTTAGGCTTGTCGACGAACAAACACGGGGAAAGGCTGTTGCTGAGGCTTGCTGGAAGAAGctgtctcttatttttctcaagtttaacgaaaaagaagacaaaatgagTCGCCGCAAGTTCGATGAGATGTCTGATTATGGTAAGTTTAAGGCTTCTAAGGTTTTTGGATGTCTAGAATAGTGTAAAATGGTGGAAACTGTAATGTTGTCAGTGTCGGGAAATGCTTTCCCCTGCCATCAAAATTCACATTTCATGGTAAAAATAATTTCCATTTCAATCTCGGAATATTTGATAAAATCCAGGCAGTTAGATCGGAGttattgaatgtatatacatttcgttGAGGAATTACACCCATAGTGTTTTTATTCAGGGTTATAACACCGGTAGTCGCCAGGAATTGGTGTCGGTATTTTTTCCTTACTAGTTTTTACGCTGGccctatatttatcattatttttgttctttttaataatttatattggtaattttaacatttcaatcagCCATCCAACGTGGCAggtattatttcatgttttcattaTTCATGATATGTAAAATGAAGTGTCCTCTGAAAATAAATCCATATTACTCAAGCTACTCCTGGGAATCCGCAACCTTCATTGTATGCATGATACATTATCTTTACCCGTGAGCTACACCCTCAGACCCCACCCGACCACTGTGTTTTCTGTCCCTCACCCAATGGTCGTGGACTTACTCTCGGCATGGCATGAATCATGaaatgttttcttcatttttgatgTTGTTCTTTGCCTATGCAGAATATTtcatatatcagtaaatatagTATTTCCCCGTCTTATGACAGCACCATtagattttctctatttttgtgcTGTCATTCTGTGAGTGTTTGCCCTGATATGTGCTGCAAGACCATATTGATATCAGCTTAACAGAGAAATAGTGTAAGATGTAATGTTTCATGTTTTGACAGATTTTCATTAAATAAGAATCAGGTTTTGATGTTAAACAATGTGTAGGATTATGAAAATATGAAGTGCCCCATATACCAAAAATAGTAATTAGAACACACACAGTTTAGACAGTAGATGGAATCAAAGAAAAGATCTCACTATACAGATGTATGTGGTTTTCAGCAAGCTAATTATAAGTAGAAGCAAATGTATTACTCTGTAATCTATACTACGGCAGTGTTGAGTTTCTGTTTGATGTAGCAAAATTGTATCCCCCTTCTGGTTTGGGTCATGCGCCCTGGTGGTCCAGGGGGCAGAGGTACCTGGCTAGGCATTGAGGTTGAGTGCGTGGTTCTGATAAATTGCATAAAAACCAAAGGAGCCCTAAGGTGGATCCccctggcaaaggaatatatggTTACAGTTTAtggtataaatcccacaggggtCGAGGGGCCGGGGGCTTTTAATGGTGTGAATGCCTGTAGATTTTACTGAAAGATTGGTTGGATGCCCATAGAGTTTTCCAGAAGTTGGCATCTCAACCTGTAGACATTCAGTAATGACGGATTCTGCCTTACAGTTTCATTTCAAGAATATTTTTGGTGCTTTTACACATTGTTCTTCAATATTCATTTGGTTttagcctgttttaccccattaTTTccttgatatacttcatgccctcccctgctattgaGACTTATATCAGTCAGTTGTGTTTGCAACTGAAATGATCCTTAGATTTCTTCCTAGATATTATCTAGGATGGCCCATTTGTCATAAAAATTTTACCCTTGTTTTTGTTCTGaagatatttaacccaatgccaccaggcgtggcatgtatgtacatgccatgcccactgtgagtttactttattaattgtttttacacatagatgactacacttgtactaagtcaccaatgagctaattacgagtattgcctgtctcactgtttacccttttccttgattcacgaaaatatttaaagttatcttattttgctgttactaatgtttataatattatagtaattataatgtctgtaagaaaaataacactatcgatattcatggcattaatttttaaaaaaaattcctggcaattcaaggaaaggtgaaaccaGGTCACAtggtctacttattgactcctttgtggctaagcactagcagatccatctatgtgcagagacattaaaaaaaaaaaaaatagtgaagaaaagaaagaaagaggacactaacttcctggcagcattgggttaaggacTATAGCTAACAATCTATCATGCTGTGTGCTACTCAGCCAACTTCTCTTCTTGTTTGAGCTGTGCCTGTCAAATGGCCTTCTATAGTCAAATATTAGTCACAATGATACTGTTACTGATGTTGAGTGAAATTGAGTCTCATGAGTTTTTGTAGATTTGCCTGGCAATTTAGCATAGAAAAAGATGAGTCCTTACTTTATTAACTGCAGTATAATGCAAATGTGAAGTTCCCCCAGGAAACATATGACAAATAAGGAGAGGCTTTAGTTTTAAAATGAGAGAAAgtataaagagagggataaatgAAAGTTTATCCCACATTTCCCATCTTTACAATtataaaatcatttaaaaaataaagtaagactTATTTGCTTCCAACCTTTTGATCATGATCTCTAATCAAATGGCCACATAGCCATTTGTGGGAGGCTGTGGAGCACCACTGCTAATCTTGTTTCCTCAAAAAGAAGGGTACGGGCAAAATCAATTATGATTAGCATTTTAGAAAGTGAGCCAAAAATCATGTCTTTCAATTATGAATTTGTTGATTAGTCTGCATATGCTTCTTCCATCTAATAGCGATGCATATCTGTTAACTAAAATTCCATTTCCTCTAGATAAACTCCTGTTGCTCTAAAGTGATGAATGGGGCATCTGAGAAGTAAATATAAGTTGATTAAAAGTAAACTTTAGAAGATGCAAATGTGAGTAAAAGTAAACTTTAGAAGATGCAAATGTGAGATCTGATTATTGATTATCAAACATGACACAGCCCTGGCAGCTAGCCAGGGCTGTGATCATATGTCTGGGTATTTATGTAATCAATAAAGAGTAATTTCAAGTTGATGACAACTGGAAACTAGAGAATAAGAAATACTATTACTCAATTTAAGCCAAATGTCACCACAAGATGTTGATTATGAAACTGTGCTGCCAGTTGTGTGATTGAACCCCTGGATTTTTCACTTAAGGAGAACCCTAATTTTTCTAATACTTTTGTTTGTAAAATATACCTAACCTTATTAAATTCCAAATTATTGTAGGACTAGATGAGCTGGGTGCAAAGAGGGGAAACCGTTAATGCATGTTGGCCTATAAAGCATTAAAGCATAATGCTTTATTGGCCATTAGCAAAATTTCAATTCAACAGTTCTTGAGTCTGGCATTTTTTGTagttcttttatgtatttttcttctccatttattTAATTTCAGCCAGTTTTACCACACAGCTTCCCTGTCTAGTTGATGCCATTCCCACCTATCAGGACCATCATATGATCACTGTATATCAGCAGTGCATGTATATTTCTCAAAGAATATTGCATTTTTACTAGGAAAATAGGCACATTAGTTATCTTCCTTATCCCCTTACCAAAACAAGTCACCCATATATCATATTTTAGTCAAATTTGtaaagtattatatgtatataggtgttccTTTATCTTTTTGTTGATTATTTGGGAAGATGTcttaagatttattttttctacacatttttttcttttcctcttacagCAGACTCCGGTCGCGACCGGAAAAGACGGAGGGCAGATGCCGTTGAAATCGAAGACCGATTAGAATCTCTAATTCTTCGTGTGGGAGAGAAGGTGAGTATTTGTTGGTAACTTTGTGGGTATAGGTGTGTGGGTTGGAGTGTGTGGTGATTGCAAGTTCTTAATGGTAGAACTTGCAATTAGCCTGTTTACCCCAtcatttccctgatatacttcatgccctcccctgccatTGAGACTTATATCAGTCGGTTGTGCTTGCAACTGAAGTGATCCTTAAATTTCTTCCTAGATATTATCTAGGAAGGCCCATTTGTCATAAAAATTTTACCCTTGTTTTTGTTCTGAAGGTACAAAAACATGTTCATGATCTGGTGTGGATAATGCATTTGATATGATTTACTTGTTTGATATACAATAACATGTTAGTCTTATCATATGGTCTGACATCATTTTACAAAGTGTAATTTGATATAACTTAACTGTCTGATATACAGTCTCAACAATGATATTGTTGAGACTGACTTACACTGGAATGAAATTCAGAAAACTCATTGATGAATGTCAGTCAGATTTCCAGACATGGTAGATCTAGGAAAATTATAAGAATTTCTCTTAGAAGACCCTTTTATCCTGTGTAAATCTGTCTCAACGTGTTTAACCTGTTCTGCAGAGTACTTCATCCTTGGAAAGCAATCTCGAGGGTCTAGCAAGTGTTCTAGAGGCAGACATTAACAATTACAAGAGCAAGATTCTGAAGATCCTGAGTGACTGTGCTGTAAAGATGCCTGAAAAGACCACCATCTATACAACTCTTGTTGGACTCCTGAACGCAAAGAACTACAACTTTGGAGGAGAGGTAGTTATCGTCACTGATAATGGTTATTTACAATGAGCTTAGAATTTTTGGATATAGATATGATAAGGCATTTATCGTTACTAATGTGCTTCTGAAACTGATCTGTCTGATGATGATATAGTAAATCAGGTAATTCTTGATGGCTAGATACACCAATGCACTTCAAACAATTTGATAATATATCTTTCCCCTGCAGTTTGTTGACATGATGGCAAGGAAGCTGAAGGAAGCACTTAAAGCTTGTATGTGGAAGACAGCACGCTATGTACTCAGGTTCTTTGCCGATCTGGTCAACTGTCACGTGATCTCCACTAACTCACTGCTACAGCTCCTCCACACCTTTTTAGACACAGCAAGAGATGACAACTCACCCCAGGGTAATTTTTCTGTGGTTCTTTCAGTGGTGTGGATAATGCATTTGATATGATTTACTTGTTCGATATACAATAACATGTTAGTCTTATCATATGGTTTGACATCATTTCACAAAGTGTAATTTGATATAACTTAACTGTCTGATATACAGTAGAATGTTAgcattaatttgttttttattagacAACAATGATCTGAATGGAAAATATCTCTGTCCATAGTTCGTAGTGACACGTACGTGTATGCTGTACTGAGCTGCCTTCCCTGGGTGGGGCGTGAGCTGTATGAAAAGAAGGAACAGGACCTTGAGCGCTTGCTGAAGCACATTGAGATTTATGTAAGGAAGCGAAGCCGCAAGCATGTCCCAGGACTGAGGGTATGGAGGTCTGACCGTCCACATCCACAAGAGGAGTATTTGGACTGTCTTTGGGCTCAGGTATGGGGTAGTAGGAGATTTTTCTCATCTGCTACAATTATTTGCTTTAATCCTTTTTTCTTGTATTCATTTCATTTCGTGTCCATTCTCCTTTAGGGAGAAAGTTGATAGCCTAAATTTTTAGATGTGTTCCAGTTTTTagaaatgttattgttgttgttattattattattattattattattattattattattattattattaatgtgttttgtttatgtgtcattattagtatttagtatatcattattattattgctgttattattattattatcattattgttattattattattattattattattattattattattattgtaatcattattatgttttgtttctatatcactattagtatttattatatcattattatcatcatcatcatcatcatcatcattatcattattgtgttttgtttctatatcattattagtattttatttttggcacttattttattattttgattagtttTTCATGTTCtgtataataataagtatattatCAGTGGAGTGTGATATCAGGTGACATTTAGCTCTTACACTTTTACCGAATTTACTTCAAAGTCAATAATGAATTGCTAAAATTTCTAGGGTcagctcttttttttcccccaccacTTAATATTATAagaaatttgtatattttttatttggagTTTCATgttcatcttttatattattcattcatttacttcatAAAAACAgtcacatatacaagtatatttttGTTAGAAGCACTGAGAAGTATTAATTCATGGATATTTCACTTGTTTGTGTAAAAATTAAATTTTACCGATAACATTATGTCTATAACCATGAATGCATGAATGCATTTTTCAGATCTGCAAACTGCGATCAGACATGTGGCAGGAGAAGCACATTGCAAGACCTTATGTGGCATTTGACTCCATTCTGTGCGAAGCGCTGCAGCACAACATCCCACCCCTGACCCTCCCTCCACATCACACTGACAACACCTACCCCTTCCCATGGGTTGTGTTTAGGTATGGGGGTGATAATGAGATGAGACTACTTTGGTCTTTCTACTGGTGTGGAGTGTGGAGTGCATTGTGTGTTACTTATATGCAACAGTGTGTtctttaatgatggtgatacatttttttatatataatattcatgggAAAAGGACTTTGGAATGCATTGTCTGCTGTGTGTATGCTGTGTTCTATTATTTTTGTGCTCTTTAGTGAGGTTGTTAAGCTTTTGTCATAATATTCCCTGGAAAAGTGTTCATTATTTTTAGTCTATTTGGGTGATTAATTTTAagtctctttttttatgtattgctCAACAAAAGACAGAGGTATAGCACCATCTTCTTAGtgctctttatctctgtttactTTCTCTATATACATGCTATGGAAGAGGAATGCATAAAAACTCCTTGTGGGTGGCAGTTCATGTGTGAATATTTGACCTTACAGGTTTTTTGTAGGGATTTCAATAGATATACCACTTTTAGAGAGTAATTGATGCTAAATACTAATCTTCCAGGCTTTTTGACTACACTGATTGCCCTGAGGGTCCTGTCCTGCCAGGTGCTCATTCTATTGAGCGATACCTTATTGAGGAGCACCTTCACAATATCGTCAAGGACTATCATCTAGAGAGGAAGCAATGGTttgtacctgtgcagaaggaagTAATAGAAAATAAGATGGGAAATGGGGATATaagcttattttttttaatacagataATTTTCAGtcacatttattaattttctgtgtctgattattaatatatttctacattattctctccttttctattattAGCTATATCCATCTTACCCTGCTTTTGTCCTAATTTTTTGACCTACCAGGTCAATATTGctgttgtttgattttttgtcttttcttttttacatctaGTTACCACCTGATACTTTTCTGGTTtgttttagaaaaataaataatacccaACATTACACTTTTCCTTTACAGCGCAGCATTCTTGCTTGATTTTCCCCTGAAACACAAGATCCCTCTGGAATACATGATTGTTGAAGTGGTCCTAGCTGAACTTTTCCACCTGCCTGGGCCAAGATACATTGAGATCTGTTATGGCTCACTATTGATTGAGCTCTGCAAGCTACAGCCTGCAACTATGCCTCAGGTAGGTGTCCTAAGTTTGTTAGTGATTGtatattgtcattactgtatgttgtatgtttgaGCAAAGAATTGTCGAGCagttatctgttttatttaggATAGAAGGAAATGGAGTTTTAGAAGTTTCTAAAGTGAAAATCTTTTAATGAGGGAAATATTAGAACAGGTAAATTACCTTGGGTTGAAATTGTATGTTTTGCGAGTTTAATTTGTTGTCTTCTTGCAaaactatcaatgttattttttagAACTTCATCAGTTCTTATAAAATCTTCAGTGCAATAATTTAATTGTAAAAATGTCACAGTAAGCACAAACTTTGCTATGGATGAAAATTAcagtttgtttattatttctcttaataGAACAGATATTGAATACAACACATAAATTTCTCATAATATGGTAGTATGgagtatgtattttatgtgtacGTATTAAAAGAAATAGGTACATATTTTtcaaatgacttttttttaaaatttgtgcTGCCTTTCAGGTGCTGGCCCAAGCTGTAGAATTGCTTTTCGACCGCATTGACACAATGAACGTCTGTTGCTTTGACAGGTTAGTACATGTGGTGactcttatatttttgtttattttttatctgttttgcttTATTGACTATGTTTAATATAAAATAAGGGAGTGTAAATTATAGCATTTTCTGGTTAAAGAAAATTTCAGCAGGCTTGTTTCAAAAGTTGTGACAGACTTTTCAGATTTTTTTGACCAGTCTTAAAAGTTGTTACAGGCTGGTTGTAGAAGTTATCATAGACTGGTTATAGAAATTGTCACAGACTGGTTATAGAAGTTGTTACATACAAACTCCAGCTTTGTAACTATGACCTTATCATGGTTAGCACAGCATGTCCAGATTGTTAGTATGACATTTCAGTGTAATTAATGAATaatgtttacatttatacacatgcatacatatatgaatataattgattaatttatcaactgatttatttatttgttttcagaaTGGTGAACTGGTTTTCATATCACTTAAGTAACTTCCAGTTTAAGTGGTCCTGGGATGACTGGCTGGAAGCATCACAATTGGACCCAGCTCATCCTAGAGCTAAATTCATAATAGAAGTGCTACAGAGAAGCATGAGGTGAGCTAATTGGGTTTTCACTCTTTGTTATTGCATAGACAGAATTGAATTTCTTGGTGTACTTTTCACTTGGTATAATTTGGAGTAGAATAAATGAGAGACCCAGTTCTGCCATGGATGGCATGCCCTcactgagtttagtttattaattatagtaacacacagatggctctacaagtgcttagtcaccaaggagtcaattgctAATCCTGCCTATCTCACTTGTCTATCCTTCTCCttgatttttgtaaatattttattttataaggcTATTAGGATTGTCAATCCATGCACAGTGGGAAACATCTGAAAATGTTCTGCTGAAGAGTGCTCTAGGGACGGgtatatttgtatttcatttttctctcatatttgtGAGAGGTGATATAAGCTTATTTGGAGCTTAACACTCTTGGAAAAATAGTAAGCATTTCATGTGACACTCTTGTCATACAAATTAAAGAAATACTAGCCAATAATTTGAACAGAATACAAAAATTGCACTCTGGTGCTACTGGTGTGCCCCCTTGCCCCAGAAACtgttctgattctctctttctcttctctttctctctttttttgtatttctttcttcctctttctcttctctttctctctttctttctctctttctctctttctctttttctttctttctctctttctctctttctctttttctttctttctctttttctctctttctctttctctttttctttctttctctttttctctctttctctttctctttttctctttctctctttctttttctctttttctctttttctctttttctctttttctctttttctctttttctctttctatctttctctctctatctttctctctttctctctttctctttctatctttctctttctatctttctctctttctctctttctctctttctctctttctctctttctctctttctctctctctctctctctctctctctctctctctctctctctctctccctctctccctctctccctctctctctctctctctctctctctctctctctctctctctctctctctctctctctctcctctctctctctctctctctctctctctctccctctctccctctctctctctctctctctcctcctccctccctccctcctctcctctctctctctctctctctctctccctctcctctcctctctctctctctctctctctctctctctctctcctctctctctctctctcctctccctccctcctccctcctccctccctctctctctctctctctccctccctctccctccccctctctctttctttctctctctctctctctctctctctctctctctctctctcttctcttctctctctctctctctctctctctctctctc
The window above is part of the Penaeus chinensis breed Huanghai No. 1 chromosome 14, ASM1920278v2, whole genome shotgun sequence genome. Proteins encoded here:
- the LOC125032427 gene encoding nuclear cap-binding protein subunit 1-like, whose amino-acid sequence is MSRRKFDEMSDYADSGRDRKRRRADAVEIEDRLESLILRVGEKSTSSLESNLEGLASVLEADINNYKSKILKILSDCAVKMPEKTTIYTTLVGLLNAKNYNFGGEFVDMMARKLKEALKACMWKTARYVLRFFADLVNCHVISTNSLLQLLHTFLDTARDDNSPQVRSDTYVYAVLSCLPWVGRELYEKKEQDLERLLKHIEIYVRKRSRKHVPGLRVWRSDRPHPQEEYLDCLWAQICKLRSDMWQEKHIARPYVAFDSILCEALQHNIPPLTLPPHHTDNTYPFPWVVFRLFDYTDCPEGPVLPGAHSIERYLIEEHLHNIVKDYHLERKQCAAFLLDFPLKHKIPLEYMIVEVVLAELFHLPGPRYIEICYGSLLIELCKLQPATMPQVLAQAVELLFDRIDTMNVCCFDRMVNWFSYHLSNFQFKWSWDDWLEASQLDPAHPRAKFIIEVLQRSMRLSYHQRIAEVVPEQFDCFVPHKSVAIYKFSNDGAGDLPGSNAAHRLESVIRAKGTSMEVVQVLSELPNPLRENDETDPPYNPLQIQVFVQVLLHLGSKSFSHAFAGISKFLKVFEAVVGGNEDAQMLVLKEMQDVWHHHQQMMVMLSDKFLRTQIVTCATVANWVFSKEMMPEFTKNYIWEILHGTIRKMNKHVARLQREVNEARERRAGNESEDSSSDEEEQRPRPSEEEIERMEEKLEAAQADQKNLFLIIFQRFIMILSEHLVRCDTDGRDFNTHWYRWTIGRLHQIFMMHNSQVERYSQTLSTLLFTQDLDPHILDSFNQFVALRA